Proteins from a single region of Methanoculleus horonobensis:
- the cofH gene encoding 5-amino-6-(D-ribitylamino)uracil--L-tyrosine 4-hydroxyphenyl transferase CofH → MPNSLHTLLDDTLAGHRLTEEEAVTLLSTRGRDVWAIAAAADELRERKVGDTVTYVRNQNIHVTNICKNLCGFGRRADDPEAFYDDIDAIREKARTAATRNVTEICLLSGVHPDYTLDSYVDLISCVREEAPGTDIHTASPDEIAWAAKQSGVSTKEAIERLRDAGLGTVQGTAAEILVDDVRRVICPSKCDTTTWVRIIKEAHRIGLRSTATIMYGSSESEADRARHLSVLREIQDETRGFTELVPLSFLHENTALYRNGLAPAGATGREDLLLFAVSRLFLDNFDHIQISWGKVGTKMAELGLLAGGDDLGGTMFCDDVSTDAGGEGADYLDPAEMRRIAEDLGRTLRQRTTTYELV, encoded by the coding sequence ATGCCCAACTCGCTGCATACCCTGCTCGACGATACGCTTGCCGGCCACCGGCTCACGGAGGAGGAGGCCGTCACGCTCCTCTCGACGCGCGGCCGGGACGTCTGGGCGATTGCCGCCGCCGCAGACGAGCTCCGCGAGCGCAAAGTCGGTGATACCGTCACCTATGTCCGGAACCAGAACATCCACGTCACCAACATCTGCAAGAACCTCTGCGGGTTCGGGCGGCGGGCGGACGATCCGGAGGCATTCTACGACGATATCGATGCGATCCGGGAGAAGGCCCGGACGGCAGCGACACGGAACGTCACCGAGATCTGCCTCCTCTCCGGCGTCCACCCGGACTATACCCTCGACTCCTACGTCGACCTCATCTCCTGCGTGCGGGAGGAGGCCCCCGGCACGGATATCCATACGGCAAGCCCCGACGAGATCGCCTGGGCCGCGAAACAGAGCGGCGTCTCGACGAAGGAGGCGATCGAACGCCTGCGTGACGCGGGGCTCGGAACCGTGCAGGGGACCGCGGCCGAGATCCTGGTCGACGACGTCCGTCGCGTGATCTGCCCGAGCAAGTGCGATACGACAACCTGGGTTCGGATCATCAAGGAGGCGCACCGTATCGGCCTCCGCTCGACGGCGACGATCATGTACGGCTCCTCTGAGAGCGAGGCGGATCGCGCCCGGCATCTTAGCGTCCTCCGCGAGATCCAGGATGAGACCCGCGGGTTCACCGAACTGGTTCCCCTCTCCTTCCTCCACGAGAACACCGCCCTTTACCGGAACGGTCTCGCGCCCGCGGGAGCCACCGGCAGAGAAGATCTCCTCCTCTTTGCGGTCTCCCGTCTCTTCCTCGACAACTTCGACCACATCCAGATCTCCTGGGGCAAGGTCGGGACGAAGATGGCAGAGCTCGGGCTTCTCGCGGGCGGCGACGACCTCGGCGGGACGATGTTCTGCGACGACGTCAGCACGGATGCCGGCGGCGAGGGCGCCGACTACCTCGATCCGGCGGAGATGCGGCGGATCGCCGAAGATCTCGGCCGGACGCTCCGCCAGCGGACGACGACCTACGAGCTGGTATAA
- a CDS encoding DUF1805 domain-containing protein produces the protein MEALANAGVPAAIVGASEESTLDDLDSLMDAEVKAANLPAVQRRVEIGMPGREALNRM, from the coding sequence ATCGAGGCGCTCGCGAACGCCGGAGTTCCTGCGGCGATCGTCGGCGCCTCGGAAGAGTCGACCCTCGATGACCTCGATTCCCTGATGGACGCCGAGGTGAAGGCGGCGAACCTCCCCGCCGTGCAGCGCCGCGTCGAGATCGGGATGCCGGGGAGGGAGGCGCTGAACCGGATGTGA
- the cofH gene encoding 5-amino-6-(D-ribitylamino)uracil--L-tyrosine 4-hydroxyphenyl transferase CofH — protein MRCMTPPLSEVLDDVLAGHRLTEEEAVRLLSTRGRDVLAIAAAADELRERRVGDIVTYVRNQNINVTNICVNACGFCGFSRKPGDADAFFYGEAAVREKARAARERGVTEVCTVSGLHPEFDARSYADIYSWIRDEAPGVHIHASNPMEVAYAAEKSGISTREVLGMMRDAGLATLCGTAAEILVDSVRAVICPDKIDTATWARIIREAHGLGIRSTATIMYGHSENEADRARHLGVLREIQDETHGFTEFVPLSFIHRNTPLYRAGQARPGAAGREDLLMLAVARLFLDNFDHIQASWVKVGTKMAQMGLLSGADDLGGTLFEESISREAGARDTDYLDPAEMQRMAGDLGRVLRQRTTTYTRLG, from the coding sequence ATGAGGTGCATGACGCCGCCGCTATCAGAGGTTCTTGACGACGTGCTTGCCGGTCACCGGCTCACGGAGGAGGAGGCCGTCCGTCTCCTCTCGACCCGCGGCCGGGACGTCCTCGCCATCGCCGCCGCCGCGGACGAACTCCGCGAGCGAAGAGTCGGTGATATCGTCACCTATGTCCGGAACCAGAACATCAACGTCACCAACATCTGCGTGAACGCCTGCGGGTTCTGCGGGTTCTCGCGCAAGCCTGGCGACGCCGATGCCTTCTTTTACGGCGAGGCCGCGGTGCGGGAGAAGGCGCGGGCGGCACGCGAGCGCGGCGTCACCGAGGTCTGCACGGTGAGCGGGCTCCACCCGGAGTTCGACGCCCGGTCATACGCCGATATCTACTCCTGGATACGGGACGAGGCGCCGGGCGTCCACATCCACGCGAGCAACCCGATGGAGGTGGCGTATGCCGCAGAAAAGAGCGGCATCTCCACCCGGGAAGTCCTCGGGATGATGAGGGACGCGGGTCTCGCCACCCTCTGCGGGACGGCGGCCGAGATCCTGGTGGACAGCGTCCGTGCCGTGATCTGCCCCGACAAGATCGACACGGCGACCTGGGCGCGGATCATCAGGGAGGCGCACGGTCTCGGGATCCGGTCGACGGCGACGATCATGTACGGCCACTCCGAGAACGAGGCGGATCGCGCCCGGCATCTTGGCGTCCTCCGCGAGATCCAGGACGAGACTCACGGGTTCACGGAGTTCGTACCCCTCTCGTTCATCCACAGAAACACCCCCCTCTACCGGGCGGGGCAGGCCCGGCCCGGAGCGGCCGGGAGAGAAGACCTCCTGATGCTTGCGGTCGCCCGACTCTTCCTCGACAACTTCGATCACATCCAGGCCTCATGGGTGAAGGTCGGGACGAAGATGGCGCAGATGGGGCTTCTTTCGGGCGCGGACGACCTTGGAGGGACACTCTTTGAAGAGAGTATATCCCGGGAGGCGGGCGCCCGGGATACCGACTACCTGGATCCGGCCGAGATGCAGCGGATGGCCGGGGATCTCGGCCGGGTACTCCGGCAGCGGACGACGACCTATACCCGTCTTGGCTGA
- a CDS encoding DUF1328 domain-containing protein translates to MLGGGLVGLAILFFVLALIFAILGARGVAGMSMSVAKWLVIIFIVLAIISLLL, encoded by the coding sequence ATGCTTGGTGGTGGCCTTGTAGGTCTTGCAATCCTCTTCTTCGTGCTGGCACTTATCTTCGCCATACTCGGAGCACGAGGCGTTGCAGGAATGTCAATGTCGGTCGCGAAGTGGCTGGTTATCATCTTCATTGTCCTCGCGATCATATCGCTGCTGCTCTGA
- a CDS encoding flavodoxin family protein: MNVLGISGSMRKNGNTATLVTTILDRVREAGIETEYLSLADMDIRPCTGCEACKDAKWCVTEDDDWGLVAQKMVDCEVLVLGAPTYYYDINGQTKNLIDRTYSLYHDRRLSGRRAVAVAVCADRGCERALETVEGFLNTHEFSYLGYVCGKGYAPGDIHKDERAMKKARTVADTIVRYLQPED, translated from the coding sequence ATGAACGTTCTCGGTATCTCCGGAAGCATGCGTAAAAACGGCAATACCGCGACTCTCGTCACCACCATCCTTGATCGGGTGCGGGAGGCAGGCATCGAGACCGAGTATCTCTCACTCGCCGATATGGATATCCGGCCCTGCACCGGGTGCGAAGCCTGCAAGGACGCGAAGTGGTGCGTGACGGAGGATGACGACTGGGGCCTCGTTGCGCAGAAGATGGTCGACTGCGAGGTGCTCGTCCTCGGTGCCCCGACCTACTACTACGACATCAACGGCCAGACGAAGAACCTGATCGACCGGACCTACTCGCTCTACCACGACCGGAGGCTTTCGGGGAGGAGAGCCGTCGCCGTCGCCGTCTGCGCCGACCGGGGATGCGAGCGCGCGCTCGAGACCGTGGAGGGGTTCTTAAACACCCACGAGTTCTCGTATCTCGGCTACGTCTGCGGGAAAGGCTACGCGCCGGGAGATATTCATAAAGACGAACGGGCGATGAAGAAGGCCAGGACGGTCGCGGATACGATCGTCAGGTACCTTCAGCCCGAGGACTGA
- a CDS encoding GIY-YIG nuclease family protein translates to MDKGVYALILENNNCIVRVGALGEREFPRGSHVYVGSARGSGGLARVLRHLRLALRRDRPPRWHIDYLLLDPHFFPAAVVTAATDRDCECDLARAVAGSSVPGFGCSDCACPSHLFYRPGDPVPEVAAAFRGLGLDARITRIKNEGNQHRV, encoded by the coding sequence ATGGATAAAGGTGTCTACGCCCTCATCCTTGAGAACAACAATTGCATCGTCCGGGTCGGCGCTCTCGGGGAGCGGGAGTTTCCCCGCGGCAGCCACGTCTACGTGGGATCCGCCCGGGGGAGCGGCGGCCTTGCCCGGGTTTTGCGGCACCTGCGGCTCGCCCTCCGCCGCGACCGCCCGCCCCGGTGGCACATCGACTACCTCCTCCTCGACCCGCACTTCTTCCCCGCCGCCGTCGTCACCGCCGCCACCGACCGGGACTGCGAGTGCGATCTCGCCCGTGCCGTCGCCGGATCCTCCGTCCCGGGGTTCGGGTGCAGCGACTGCGCCTGCCCCTCCCACCTCTTTTACCGTCCCGGCGACCCGGTTCCCGAGGTCGCCGCAGCATTCCGGGGTCTCGGTCTCGATGCCCGGATCACAAGAATCAAGAACGAGGGGAACCAGCATAGGGTATGA